In Plantibacter sp. PA-3-X8, one DNA window encodes the following:
- a CDS encoding O-acetylhomoserine aminocarboxypropyltransferase/cysteine synthase family protein: MHERDRGGFSTRQLHAGGTPDAPLQPRALPIYASAGFVFTDFDEAERRFGPDPGGYSYSRVGNPTIDAVERRLAALEGGVDALLLGSGQAAVGVALLSLLEAGDHLLTAPSLYEGSRSLFTENFGRLGITTSEVADPLDADAWARAIRPETRAIFVESIPNPRNDLTDLRLVADVAHAHGVPLVVDNTFATPYLLRPIEHGADIVVHSASKFLAGHGTVLGGVVVDGGTFDWAARADRYRHLTSPLAALGGLSHVEADGRAALAAYARASVALRLGPTPSPFNAFLIAQGIETLSLRVQRQSENALALATWLAGRTEVASVDYSGLSDSPFRGLADRYLPDGQGSVFSFTLHGGRDAARTVIDHVGLFTRMTNLGDVRSLILHPASTTHAQRSAEQLAASGIGQGLVRISVGIEDVADLIADLASAFDALPVREPSTGTGASVTADVAVAA; encoded by the coding sequence ATGCACGAGCGGGACCGAGGGGGCTTCAGCACCCGACAGCTGCACGCCGGTGGTACACCCGATGCGCCGCTCCAGCCGCGGGCTCTGCCGATCTACGCGAGTGCCGGGTTCGTGTTCACCGACTTCGACGAGGCGGAGCGGCGGTTCGGACCGGACCCCGGTGGATACAGCTACAGCCGGGTCGGCAATCCGACGATCGACGCCGTCGAGCGCCGTCTCGCCGCGTTGGAGGGTGGTGTGGACGCGCTGCTCCTCGGCTCCGGACAGGCGGCCGTCGGCGTCGCCCTGCTCTCCCTGCTCGAGGCCGGCGACCACCTGCTCACCGCGCCGAGCCTGTACGAGGGCTCGCGCAGCCTCTTCACGGAGAACTTCGGCCGGCTGGGGATCACCACGAGCGAGGTCGCCGATCCGCTCGACGCCGACGCCTGGGCGCGTGCCATCCGACCCGAGACGCGCGCGATCTTCGTCGAGTCCATCCCGAACCCCCGCAACGACCTCACGGATCTCCGTCTCGTCGCCGACGTGGCCCATGCGCACGGGGTCCCGCTCGTCGTCGACAACACCTTCGCCACGCCCTACCTCCTGCGTCCCATCGAGCACGGCGCCGACATCGTCGTCCATTCGGCCAGCAAGTTCCTGGCGGGCCACGGCACCGTGCTGGGCGGGGTCGTCGTCGACGGCGGCACGTTCGACTGGGCCGCTCGCGCAGACCGCTACCGACACCTCACCTCGCCGCTCGCCGCGCTCGGCGGGCTCAGCCACGTCGAGGCGGACGGGCGTGCCGCGCTGGCCGCCTACGCACGGGCATCGGTCGCACTGCGTCTCGGCCCGACGCCCTCGCCGTTCAACGCGTTCCTCATCGCACAGGGCATCGAGACGCTGTCACTCCGCGTCCAACGGCAGAGCGAGAACGCCCTCGCCCTCGCGACGTGGCTGGCTGGACGGACGGAAGTGGCCTCGGTCGACTACTCGGGACTCAGTGACAGTCCGTTCCGAGGCCTGGCGGACCGGTACCTGCCGGATGGACAGGGATCGGTGTTCTCGTTCACCCTGCACGGCGGACGGGACGCAGCGCGGACGGTCATCGACCACGTCGGCCTGTTCACGCGGATGACGAACCTCGGCGACGTCCGGTCACTGATCCTCCACCCGGCCTCGACCACGCACGCCCAGCGTTCGGCCGAGCAGCTCGCGGCGAGCGGCATCGGCCAAGGACTCGTGCGGATCTCCGTCGGCATCGAAGACGTCGCCGACCTCATCGCTGACCTCGCCTCGGCGTTCGACGCGCTCCCCGTCCGGGAACCGTCGACGGGCACCGGCGCGAGCGTCACGGCGGATGTGGCGGTCGCCGCATGA
- a CDS encoding ThuA domain-containing protein, giving the protein MKALIASGSGRYADPWHPYARTSPLIAEVLETAGFAVEIDEDVDRAMTRLDGVELLVVNAGDPWRSEDQGRTPAAAIDGFAEALGRGVGVLAMHAALASLRDYPDWAPTIGALWLPGVSWHPPMGPTVVRGLASPAGGPLGDIPVDDEQYLRLQPVGRSTTVAEHDVDGERFPAVWVREVGPSRVAVDALGHDERSYASAEHRALLATLARWTARAPSA; this is encoded by the coding sequence GTGAAAGCACTCATCGCATCGGGGAGCGGTCGGTATGCGGATCCGTGGCACCCCTACGCGCGCACGAGCCCGCTCATCGCCGAGGTCCTGGAGACGGCCGGCTTCGCGGTCGAGATCGACGAGGACGTCGATCGTGCGATGACGAGACTCGACGGCGTGGAGCTCCTCGTGGTCAACGCCGGCGACCCGTGGCGGTCCGAGGACCAGGGCCGAACGCCTGCCGCCGCGATCGACGGCTTCGCGGAGGCGCTCGGTCGAGGTGTCGGTGTGCTCGCGATGCACGCCGCGCTCGCCTCGCTCCGCGACTACCCGGACTGGGCGCCGACGATCGGGGCGCTCTGGCTGCCCGGTGTGTCCTGGCATCCGCCGATGGGCCCGACCGTCGTCCGCGGCCTGGCGTCCCCAGCAGGCGGACCGCTCGGCGACATCCCGGTGGACGACGAACAGTACCTACGGCTGCAACCGGTCGGTCGGAGCACCACCGTCGCCGAGCACGACGTCGACGGCGAGCGGTTCCCCGCGGTGTGGGTGCGCGAGGTGGGGCCCTCCCGCGTCGCCGTCGACGCCCTCGGACACGATGAGCGTTCCTACGCCTCGGCGGAGCACCGTGCCCTGCTCGCGACGCTGGCACGGTGGACGGCCCGGGCACCGTCTGCGTGA
- a CDS encoding NAD(P)-dependent oxidoreductase, with translation MRIVVIGGTGHIGTFLVPRLVRAGHEVVSVSRGDRSPYTDAPEWDQVERIRADREAEDRDGVFARRIADLGPDVVIDLVCFTVASATALVEGLRGNTGQLLHCGSIWRYGPSASVPIVEGSGTAPFGDYGVQKDQIARLLQQETADGGLVTTSLHPGHIVGPGWAPINPLGNLDPGVWRALALGSPLRIPGLGAELLHHVHADDVAQAFELAVANRDRVAGEDLNVTSAAAVTVRGYADVVAGWFGRSAELESVTWERFRAETPTEHADTTWEHLVRSHCASIDKARSLLGYEPAYTSTEAVLESVRSLVARGELDLPEPRAALNTSR, from the coding sequence ATGCGCATCGTCGTCATCGGCGGGACCGGCCACATCGGCACCTTCCTCGTCCCGCGACTCGTCCGGGCCGGCCACGAGGTCGTGAGCGTGAGCCGCGGCGATCGTTCGCCGTACACGGACGCGCCCGAGTGGGACCAGGTCGAGCGGATCCGGGCCGATCGGGAGGCCGAGGACCGGGACGGTGTCTTCGCGCGACGCATCGCGGACCTCGGCCCGGACGTCGTCATCGATCTGGTCTGCTTCACGGTCGCCTCGGCGACGGCGCTCGTCGAGGGACTGCGCGGCAACACGGGTCAGCTGCTCCACTGCGGATCGATCTGGCGCTACGGTCCCAGCGCGTCCGTCCCCATCGTCGAGGGCTCCGGGACGGCGCCGTTCGGCGACTACGGCGTCCAGAAGGACCAGATCGCCCGGCTGCTGCAGCAGGAGACCGCCGACGGAGGACTGGTGACGACCTCCCTGCATCCCGGGCACATCGTCGGACCCGGGTGGGCGCCCATCAACCCGTTGGGCAACCTCGACCCCGGGGTCTGGCGGGCCCTCGCACTCGGTTCACCGCTGCGCATCCCCGGACTCGGTGCCGAGCTGCTGCACCACGTGCACGCGGACGACGTCGCGCAGGCCTTCGAGCTCGCCGTCGCGAACCGGGACCGTGTCGCCGGCGAGGACCTCAACGTGACCTCGGCCGCCGCGGTGACCGTCCGCGGCTACGCCGACGTCGTCGCCGGCTGGTTCGGACGCTCGGCCGAGCTCGAGTCGGTGACCTGGGAGCGTTTCCGAGCAGAGACACCGACGGAGCACGCCGACACCACCTGGGAGCACCTGGTACGGAGCCACTGCGCGTCGATCGACAAGGCACGGTCGCTGCTCGGATACGAGCCCGCCTACACCTCGACGGAGGCGGTCCTCGAGTCCGTCCGTTCGCTCGTCGCCCGCGGGGAGTTGGACCTGCCAGAACCACGAGCAGCCCTGAACACGAGCCGCTGA
- a CDS encoding LacI family DNA-binding transcriptional regulator, whose protein sequence is MTTTPERDDLSVTLADVAAKSGCSVSLVSRVLAGKRHASPDTRDRILAAAHDLGYDRAAQRRGRPRSVPRLLDLAMSQWDDPWANTVVTSVRRAAAAANYDLVLTPESESMVDDWPSRARARGSAGVVVCLIRPNVSQLDILASANIPVALLDPRAEPARSLPSVGSTDWQGGFDAGRHLARRGTRRFLIITGRPKYRFGRAREAGFRAAVERHADGATVEEISSPWSSESAFVSVRKLLRQGGLPIGVFSCNDEMAYGVYRAAEELQLRIPDDIRVVGFDDLPQSRLMPPPMTTVRQPMRAMAARAVQLVLEAEPGTDPGDRAEFPTELIVRASS, encoded by the coding sequence ATGACGACGACGCCGGAGCGGGACGACCTCAGCGTGACGCTCGCCGACGTCGCCGCGAAGTCGGGATGCTCCGTGTCGCTCGTCTCCCGGGTGCTCGCCGGGAAGCGCCATGCGTCCCCGGACACCCGGGACCGCATCCTCGCTGCAGCGCACGACCTCGGCTACGACCGCGCAGCACAGCGTCGCGGCCGACCTCGCTCGGTCCCGCGCCTGCTCGACCTGGCGATGAGTCAGTGGGACGACCCCTGGGCGAACACGGTCGTGACGAGCGTGCGGCGGGCTGCCGCTGCGGCGAACTACGACCTGGTGCTCACGCCGGAGAGCGAGTCGATGGTCGACGACTGGCCCAGTCGGGCACGTGCGCGGGGATCGGCCGGTGTCGTCGTGTGCCTCATCCGTCCCAACGTCTCCCAGCTCGACATCCTCGCCTCGGCCAACATCCCCGTCGCGCTCCTCGATCCGCGTGCGGAGCCGGCGCGGAGTCTGCCGAGCGTCGGGTCCACCGACTGGCAGGGCGGCTTCGACGCGGGTCGGCACCTCGCCCGGCGGGGGACACGTCGGTTCCTCATCATCACCGGTCGGCCGAAGTACCGGTTCGGTCGCGCGAGGGAGGCCGGTTTCCGAGCGGCGGTCGAACGGCACGCCGACGGGGCGACGGTCGAGGAGATCTCGTCTCCCTGGTCCTCGGAGAGTGCGTTCGTCTCCGTGCGCAAGCTGCTCAGGCAGGGGGGCCTCCCGATCGGGGTGTTCAGCTGCAACGACGAGATGGCCTACGGCGTCTACCGGGCCGCTGAAGAACTGCAGCTCCGCATCCCCGACGACATCCGGGTCGTCGGCTTCGACGACCTCCCGCAGTCCAGGTTGATGCCGCCGCCGATGACGACGGTGCGACAGCCGATGCGTGCGATGGCCGCGCGTGCGGTCCAGCTCGTCCTCGAGGCGGAGCCCGGGACGGATCCGGGGGACCGGGCGGAGTTCCCGACCGAACTCATCGTCCGCGCCTCGAGCTGA
- a CDS encoding cyclodeaminase/cyclohydrolase family protein yields the protein MTGSSDTDEVSTEHSSVSTWMQALGTATGNPGGGAASGLMLAIAAGLTAMVAGYTRATHAAEDASGQDENGSKAEATIAALRARAEARSELALRLADEDAHASRAFGSAFRLPAGVERDEAIRAASIEAAAASARLGEHAVDAIDDLAWLTEHGNPTLIADVAVAIGALRAAITGARTNVSFDLGSVRSAHGSLEEVRADEPRLWELVAVFDRALERIDRLAASIDPEAAPTDAAS from the coding sequence ATGACGGGATCATCGGACACCGACGAGGTGTCGACGGAGCATTCGAGCGTGTCGACCTGGATGCAGGCGCTCGGCACGGCGACCGGGAACCCCGGCGGCGGGGCCGCATCCGGACTCATGCTGGCGATCGCCGCCGGTCTCACCGCGATGGTCGCCGGCTACACCCGGGCCACGCATGCCGCCGAGGACGCGAGCGGGCAGGACGAGAACGGATCCAAGGCCGAGGCGACGATCGCCGCACTCCGCGCTCGCGCTGAGGCACGCTCCGAGCTGGCGTTGCGTCTGGCCGACGAGGACGCCCATGCCTCGCGAGCGTTCGGCAGTGCCTTCCGTCTCCCGGCCGGCGTCGAACGCGACGAGGCGATCCGTGCTGCGTCCATCGAGGCGGCCGCGGCCTCGGCACGCCTGGGCGAGCATGCCGTCGACGCGATCGACGATCTCGCGTGGCTGACCGAGCACGGCAACCCGACGCTGATCGCCGACGTGGCGGTGGCGATCGGCGCACTCCGCGCCGCGATCACCGGAGCGCGGACCAACGTCAGCTTCGATCTCGGTTCGGTCCGCAGCGCACACGGCTCCCTCGAGGAGGTCCGCGCCGACGAGCCGCGCCTGTGGGAACTCGTCGCCGTGTTCGACCGTGCCCTCGAGCGGATCGACCGGCTCGCGGCGTCGATCGACCCCGAGGCCGCTCCCACCGACGCGGCGTCGTAG
- a CDS encoding diacylglycerol kinase family protein — protein sequence MNDAPAERSRRRAAVVVNPSKVDIKVLRSAVAAAESTHGLAPSTWHETSADDDGRGASAAAIASAPSVILVAGGDGTLRVAAEAIASTGIPLGLVPAGTGNLFARALGLPLGDLKRSVDIACSGRDQVVDVGQVSLGRSDGTNRDEVFLVMAGIGLDAHMAGHTNERLKRRIGWLAYSDPIARSIIGNRQFDLHYRLDDRPEAAARAHTIIVGNSGTLTGGVLLLPEAVVDDGLLDAVMLRPGKGPGWGNIGYRLTFNRMLHRTRFGRLVGRFSPKARAISYAQARTMHLRLEEPQEIQLDGDSHGSVISVSLTNLHHALIVRVPSGPAARPGVR from the coding sequence GTGAACGATGCACCAGCCGAACGCTCACGTCGACGCGCAGCCGTCGTCGTCAATCCCTCCAAGGTCGACATCAAGGTCCTCCGCTCGGCCGTCGCAGCCGCTGAATCGACGCACGGACTGGCACCCTCCACCTGGCACGAGACGAGCGCCGACGACGACGGCCGGGGTGCATCCGCGGCCGCGATCGCCTCGGCGCCCTCGGTCATCCTGGTCGCGGGAGGCGATGGGACACTGCGGGTCGCCGCCGAGGCCATCGCATCCACCGGCATCCCCCTCGGGCTGGTCCCGGCCGGAACGGGGAACCTCTTCGCCCGAGCGCTCGGCCTGCCGTTGGGCGACCTCAAGCGGTCGGTCGACATCGCCTGCTCAGGGCGTGACCAGGTGGTCGACGTCGGTCAGGTCAGTCTCGGGCGCAGCGACGGCACGAACCGGGACGAGGTCTTCCTCGTCATGGCCGGCATCGGCCTCGACGCGCACATGGCCGGCCACACCAATGAGCGGCTGAAGCGACGGATCGGCTGGCTCGCCTACTCCGACCCGATCGCGCGGAGCATCATCGGCAACCGGCAGTTCGACCTGCACTATCGACTCGACGACCGTCCGGAGGCGGCTGCCCGAGCGCACACGATCATCGTCGGGAACTCCGGCACGCTCACCGGTGGGGTCCTGCTGCTCCCCGAGGCCGTCGTGGACGACGGCCTGCTCGATGCCGTCATGCTGCGCCCTGGCAAGGGTCCGGGTTGGGGGAACATCGGCTACCGCCTGACGTTCAATCGGATGCTGCACCGCACGCGGTTCGGCCGGCTGGTCGGACGATTCTCGCCCAAGGCACGCGCGATCAGCTACGCACAGGCGCGGACGATGCACCTCAGACTCGAGGAGCCGCAGGAGATCCAACTGGACGGCGACTCGCACGGTTCGGTGATCTCGGTCTCGCTGACGAACCTGCACCACGCCCTGATCGTCCGGGTTCCGAGCGGCCCGGCTGCGCGCCCCGGCGTGCGCTGA
- the arfB gene encoding alternative ribosome rescue aminoacyl-tRNA hydrolase ArfB, producing the protein MDLEVSPGLMIPAAELQWRFSRSSGPGGQHVNTSDSRVQLTWSVGESAVLTDEQRDRLLERLGARLVGGAITVTVSRERSQLRNRELALEALATRIRSALAPPAPTRRPTRPTRGSARRHLAAKQQRSATKQQRRRPSDD; encoded by the coding sequence ATGGACCTCGAGGTGTCGCCCGGACTGATGATCCCGGCAGCCGAACTGCAGTGGCGTTTCTCCCGGTCGTCCGGCCCGGGCGGACAGCACGTCAACACCTCCGACAGCCGTGTCCAATTGACGTGGAGTGTGGGCGAGTCGGCCGTCCTCACCGATGAGCAGCGCGACCGACTGCTCGAGCGGCTCGGCGCCCGGCTGGTCGGCGGAGCCATCACCGTGACCGTCTCCCGCGAGCGATCGCAGCTCCGGAACCGCGAACTCGCACTCGAAGCGCTGGCGACACGCATCAGGTCGGCTCTCGCGCCGCCGGCGCCGACGCGCCGGCCCACGCGTCCGACCCGCGGATCGGCGCGACGCCACCTCGCCGCGAAACAGCAGCGGAGCGCCACCAAGCAGCAACGGCGACGTCCCTCCGACGACTAG
- a CDS encoding LLM class flavin-dependent oxidoreductase: protein MARSSAPLRRLGFLTMGLFDPEEPAAGHEATLQLIELGERLGFDSAWLRHRHLQFGISSPVAVLAAATQRTRRIALGTAVTPLGAENPFRLAEDLGTVDVLSGGRLLPGFSTGEPMRFDAFKHAIYPSTLDQEDLGYDRVLRLRSFIRGDVVSDSAGREGQEDYSSRVEPHADGLAERLWYGAGSLRSAGWAGEQSFNLLTSSVIAAEDGTTDFAANQAAQVRRFRELHPAGERARVSQGLVVIPTDSATASQRARYHEYVDSRRHRVGVAHGPRRMLFAEDLVGSSAEIAERLYEHAGFQEVDEVAFALPFTLEPDDYTQLLTDIAGALGPALGWRPAADGESRPA, encoded by the coding sequence ATGGCCCGATCCTCAGCACCGCTCCGCAGACTCGGCTTCCTCACGATGGGCCTGTTCGACCCCGAGGAGCCGGCGGCGGGGCACGAGGCGACCCTGCAGCTCATCGAGCTCGGTGAACGCCTGGGGTTCGACAGTGCCTGGCTGCGGCACCGGCACCTGCAGTTCGGCATCTCCTCACCGGTCGCCGTCCTCGCCGCCGCGACGCAGCGCACGAGGCGCATCGCGCTCGGCACCGCGGTCACACCGCTCGGCGCGGAGAACCCCTTCCGGCTCGCGGAGGACCTGGGCACGGTCGACGTCCTCTCGGGAGGCAGACTGCTTCCCGGCTTCAGCACCGGGGAGCCGATGCGGTTCGACGCGTTCAAGCACGCGATCTATCCGTCGACGCTCGACCAGGAGGACCTCGGCTACGACCGCGTCCTGCGCCTCCGCTCCTTCATCCGCGGTGACGTCGTCAGTGACAGCGCCGGTCGTGAGGGCCAGGAGGACTACTCCTCACGGGTCGAGCCGCATGCCGACGGTCTGGCGGAGCGGCTCTGGTACGGAGCCGGCAGCCTGCGGTCGGCCGGTTGGGCCGGCGAGCAGTCCTTCAACCTGCTCACGAGCAGCGTCATCGCCGCCGAGGACGGCACGACGGACTTCGCCGCGAACCAGGCCGCCCAGGTGCGTCGGTTCCGAGAACTCCACCCGGCGGGTGAGCGGGCCCGCGTGTCACAGGGGCTCGTGGTCATCCCGACGGACTCCGCGACCGCGTCCCAACGCGCCCGCTACCACGAGTACGTCGACTCGAGACGGCACCGCGTCGGCGTCGCCCATGGGCCGCGGCGGATGCTCTTCGCGGAGGACCTCGTCGGCAGCAGCGCGGAGATCGCTGAGCGGCTGTACGAGCACGCCGGATTCCAGGAGGTCGACGAGGTCGCCTTCGCGCTCCCGTTCACGCTCGAACC
- a CDS encoding LLM class flavin-dependent oxidoreductase, translating to MSARQRFGWFLSRGFGPHGWGHPYLDWDYRWQEPALYQQAARELEQAGLDLLIIEDALSLGNPETLDLRIRGAYGGPKHDPLSLAPFLFAVTERIGIIPTVNPLQLPPYQAARQFATLQHLSRGRFGVNVVTDVGSSRHFGEPVVPHDVAYERAEEWLDGVRALWRSWRPGAYVGDTASGRFADGRHLDRVEHRGAHYDFDGPLNALPFDDDSGGEPVIVSPGSSPRGLAFTGRQSDVQLALAPLDIASLRAYRRRVLDASAAVGRDTPPAILFVFKPVIVSSSAEADRLVAASEQPDDETLRSVALAWSSDLETDLTALDLDRPVDPAVFGDHVSRGSLDALRGPYESFAAATLRELLVPKARLGRITDGSGVVGTAAEVADHIERAGSEADNDGFIFSGDLHPVTVHRMLDELVPILRRRGILQRPKVDAPHGLRSSLQAP from the coding sequence ATGAGCGCCCGGCAACGCTTCGGCTGGTTCCTGTCACGTGGGTTCGGTCCGCATGGTTGGGGGCATCCGTACCTCGACTGGGACTACCGCTGGCAGGAACCCGCCCTCTACCAGCAGGCCGCGCGCGAGCTCGAGCAGGCGGGCCTGGACCTCCTGATCATCGAGGACGCCCTCTCGCTGGGGAACCCTGAGACGCTCGACCTCCGCATCCGCGGCGCCTACGGCGGGCCGAAGCACGACCCGCTGAGCCTCGCCCCGTTCCTCTTCGCGGTGACGGAGCGCATCGGCATCATCCCGACCGTGAACCCGTTGCAGCTGCCGCCGTACCAGGCGGCACGGCAGTTCGCGACCCTGCAGCACCTCAGTCGCGGACGGTTCGGGGTGAACGTGGTCACCGACGTCGGCAGCAGCCGTCACTTCGGTGAGCCGGTCGTGCCGCACGACGTCGCCTACGAGCGGGCGGAGGAGTGGCTCGACGGCGTGCGCGCGCTCTGGCGGAGCTGGCGACCCGGCGCGTACGTGGGCGACACCGCCTCCGGACGCTTCGCCGACGGCCGCCACCTCGACCGCGTCGAGCACCGCGGCGCACACTACGACTTCGACGGGCCGCTCAACGCCCTCCCCTTCGACGATGACTCCGGTGGCGAGCCCGTCATCGTGTCGCCGGGCTCCTCGCCGCGAGGGCTCGCCTTCACCGGGCGACAGTCGGACGTCCAGCTCGCCCTCGCACCGCTCGACATCGCGAGCCTCCGTGCGTACCGGAGACGGGTCCTCGATGCGTCGGCTGCCGTCGGTCGGGACACCCCTCCCGCGATCCTGTTCGTGTTCAAGCCCGTCATCGTGTCGAGCAGTGCCGAGGCCGACCGTCTCGTCGCCGCCTCGGAACAGCCGGACGATGAGACGCTGCGCTCCGTCGCACTCGCGTGGTCGAGCGACCTCGAGACGGACCTCACGGCGCTCGACCTCGACCGACCGGTGGACCCGGCCGTCTTCGGCGACCACGTGTCGCGCGGCAGTCTCGACGCGTTGCGCGGACCGTACGAGTCCTTCGCAGCGGCGACGCTCCGGGAGCTGCTCGTGCCCAAGGCACGCCTCGGGCGGATCACCGACGGCAGTGGTGTCGTCGGCACGGCGGCTGAGGTGGCCGACCACATCGAACGCGCCGGCAGTGAGGCGGACAACGACGGGTTCATCTTCTCGGGCGACCTCCATCCGGTGACGGTGCACCGCATGCTCGACGAACTCGTGCCGATCCTCCGACGCCGCGGGATCCTTCAGCGTCCGAAGGTCGACGCACCGCACGGACTCCGGAGCTCGTTGCAGGCCCCCTGA